From Elaeis guineensis isolate ETL-2024a chromosome 16, EG11, whole genome shotgun sequence, a single genomic window includes:
- the LOC105059400 gene encoding AT-hook motif nuclear-localized protein 1 isoform X1, with amino-acid sequence MEGREGGTPAGVAVTAAVETAGSFPPSAAPTMVRAEESSQGGPTTAAVPPAVAAAVVPGPPPAAVPVGPASVSLAMPAMKKKRGRPRKYGPDGSLLLPLNPMPISASVPAGEYPTVAAVGAAMKRGRGRPGGFGSKQQYGFELESSGEMVACSAGANFTPHVITVAAGEDVTMKIISFSQQGPRAICILSANGIISNVTLRQPDSSGGTLTYEGRFELLSLSGSFMPTENGGTRSRSGGMSVSLASPDGRVVGGGVAGLLVAASPVQVVVGSFLPSYKLEQKTKKPKLETSAVSTPTAAVPISSIEMEAAYGTVQGQRISATPKSKLATSSFKGESWSASLQSASETRSSMTDINVSLPGG; translated from the exons ATGgaagggagggaaggaggaacGCCTGCTGGGGTGGCGGTTACGGCGGCGGTGGAGACCGCTGGGAGCTTCCCGCCGTCGGCGGCGCCGACGATGGTGAGAGCGGAGGAGTCTAGCCAGGGCGGCCCGACGACCGCAGCTGTTCCTCCGGCGGTGGCGGCGGCGGTTGTCCCGGGGCCACCTCCGGCGGCGGTACCGGTGGGGCCGGCGTCCGTGAGCCTGGCGATGCCGGCGATGAAGAAGAAGCGGGGGAGGCCGAGGAAGTACGGGCCGGACGGGAGCTTGTTGCTGCCGCTGAACCCGATGCCGATCTCGGCCTCGGTGCCGGCGGGGGAGTACCCGACCGTGGCGGCGGTGGGGGCGGCGATGAAGCGGGGTAGAGGGCGGCCAGGGGGTTTTGGGAGCAAGCAACAGTATGGGTTTGAGTTAGAGTCTTCAG GTGAAATGGTTGCATGCTCTGCTGGTGCAAATTTCACACCTCATGTCATCACTGTTGCAGCGGGCGAG GATGTTACTATGAAGATCATATCATTTTCTCAACAAGGACCTCGAGCTATTTGTATTCTATCTGCTAATGGCATCATATCAAACGTTACACTTCGTCAACCTGATTCTTCCGGTGGTACACTGACTTATGAG GGCCGCTTTGAGTTGCTCTCTTTATCAGGATCATTCATGCCAACTGAGAATGGAGGAACTAGGAGCCGATCTGGTGGGATGAGTGTTTCTCTGGCAAGCCCAGATGGTCGTGTTGTTGGGGGAGGAGTTGCTGGTCTACTCGTGGCTGCTAGTCCTGTGCAG GTTGTGGTGGGAAGCTTTTTGCCAAGCTATAAGCTGGAGCAGAAAACCAAGAAGCCAAAATTAGAGACTTCCGCTGTGTCAACGCCCACAGCTGCAGTTCCGATTTCCAGCATAGAGATGGAGGCGGCGTATGGTACTGTGCAAGGGCAGCGGATCTCAGCAACACCAAAATCAAAGCTCGCGACTTCCTCCTTTAAGGGAGAAAGCTGGTCTGCTTCTCTACAATCAGCATCTGAGACAAGGAGCTCCATGACAGATATTAACGTGTCTTTGCCTGGAGGTTGA
- the LOC105059400 gene encoding AT-hook motif nuclear-localized protein 1 isoform X2 translates to MEGREGGTPAGVAVTAAVETAGSFPPSAAPTMVRAEESSQGGPTTAAVPPAVAAAVVPGPPPAAVPVGPASVSLAMPAMKKKRGRPRKYGPDGSLLLPLNPMPISASVPAGEYPTVAAVGAAMKRGRGRPGGFGSKQQYGFELESSGEMVACSAGANFTPHVITVAAGEDVTMKIISFSQQGPRAICILSANGIISNVTLRQPDSSGGTLTYEGRFELLSLSGSFMPTENGGTRSRSGGMSVSLASPDGRVVGGGVAGLLVAASPVQIGLHVP, encoded by the exons ATGgaagggagggaaggaggaacGCCTGCTGGGGTGGCGGTTACGGCGGCGGTGGAGACCGCTGGGAGCTTCCCGCCGTCGGCGGCGCCGACGATGGTGAGAGCGGAGGAGTCTAGCCAGGGCGGCCCGACGACCGCAGCTGTTCCTCCGGCGGTGGCGGCGGCGGTTGTCCCGGGGCCACCTCCGGCGGCGGTACCGGTGGGGCCGGCGTCCGTGAGCCTGGCGATGCCGGCGATGAAGAAGAAGCGGGGGAGGCCGAGGAAGTACGGGCCGGACGGGAGCTTGTTGCTGCCGCTGAACCCGATGCCGATCTCGGCCTCGGTGCCGGCGGGGGAGTACCCGACCGTGGCGGCGGTGGGGGCGGCGATGAAGCGGGGTAGAGGGCGGCCAGGGGGTTTTGGGAGCAAGCAACAGTATGGGTTTGAGTTAGAGTCTTCAG GTGAAATGGTTGCATGCTCTGCTGGTGCAAATTTCACACCTCATGTCATCACTGTTGCAGCGGGCGAG GATGTTACTATGAAGATCATATCATTTTCTCAACAAGGACCTCGAGCTATTTGTATTCTATCTGCTAATGGCATCATATCAAACGTTACACTTCGTCAACCTGATTCTTCCGGTGGTACACTGACTTATGAG GGCCGCTTTGAGTTGCTCTCTTTATCAGGATCATTCATGCCAACTGAGAATGGAGGAACTAGGAGCCGATCTGGTGGGATGAGTGTTTCTCTGGCAAGCCCAGATGGTCGTGTTGTTGGGGGAGGAGTTGCTGGTCTACTCGTGGCTGCTAGTCCTGTGCAG ATTGGACTTCACGTACcttaa